A genomic region of Exiguobacterium sp. Helios contains the following coding sequences:
- a CDS encoding MFS transporter, with the protein MQATESGLHQPLLKNRSFRALWLASTCSFLALSTYLFAEQWYILRVLKLDAYLGLVLMLTLLPRIFLMVFGGVIADRFKKSIILRYSSLIRLTFVLFLLFVYHLELLTIVPLAVFAFTFGCIDAFFSPASASLLPLLVSKDDLTRANSILQTSNQMALFSGPLLGGLLLTFSSFHFLFLTIALFLLLASLGTLFIREHPVDNPTRTSAWLELVQGFHYVFADQYLRRILFLLIIINFFFFGPLLMGIPLLVDRVLGGQALDLSYLQGAYQLGMLLGAAWIGFNHSINQSFRLLLSLIGLLGVGLGLLGQIGHVWQGVLLLLTMGGISSIINVLILTTIQTTTRPQMMGRVMSLVNAASNGLVPLSYAALSLSLSFEVRLEQILLFCGYGIVFVVCAAFVRIR; encoded by the coding sequence ATGCAGGCGACTGAATCGGGACTTCATCAACCGCTGTTAAAGAACCGTTCGTTCCGAGCGCTGTGGCTCGCCAGTACCTGTTCCTTTCTCGCCCTATCAACCTACCTGTTTGCCGAGCAGTGGTATATCCTCCGTGTCTTGAAACTCGATGCGTATTTAGGTCTCGTCTTGATGCTGACGTTGTTGCCGCGGATTTTTTTAATGGTGTTCGGCGGTGTGATTGCCGATCGGTTCAAGAAATCGATCATCTTACGGTATTCCAGTCTGATACGGCTCACCTTTGTGTTGTTCCTGCTGTTCGTCTATCACCTTGAACTGTTGACGATTGTTCCACTCGCTGTATTTGCCTTTACGTTCGGTTGCATCGATGCTTTTTTTTCCCCGGCCAGTGCGTCCCTGTTGCCACTCCTCGTTTCAAAAGATGATCTGACACGGGCCAATTCAATTCTACAAACCTCCAATCAAATGGCATTGTTCTCCGGACCGTTGCTTGGCGGGTTACTGCTTACCTTCTCATCGTTCCACTTCTTATTTTTGACGATTGCACTGTTTCTTCTGCTCGCATCGCTCGGTACCTTGTTTATTCGTGAACATCCAGTAGACAATCCGACTCGTACCTCCGCTTGGCTTGAGCTCGTGCAAGGATTTCATTATGTGTTTGCCGACCAATACTTAAGACGGATCCTCTTCCTGCTGATTATCATCAATTTCTTCTTTTTTGGTCCGTTGCTGATGGGGATACCGTTACTAGTCGATCGAGTTTTAGGCGGTCAAGCCCTTGATCTCAGTTATCTTCAAGGTGCGTATCAGCTCGGCATGTTGCTCGGGGCAGCTTGGATCGGCTTCAACCACTCGATCAACCAGTCGTTTCGCCTGTTGCTGTCGTTGATTGGTCTGCTTGGAGTCGGTCTTGGGTTACTCGGACAAATCGGACACGTTTGGCAAGGCGTTCTGCTGCTGCTGACAATGGGAGGGATCTCCTCCATCATCAATGTCCTGATTTTGACGACGATTCAAACGACGACACGACCACAAATGATGGGACGGGTCATGAGCCTTGTCAATGCCGCGTCCAACGGTCTGGTTCCATTGTCTTACGCTGCCCTGTCCCTCTCATTGTCGTTTGAGGTCCGTCTCGAACAAATTCTTTTATTTTGCGGCTACGGTATCGTTTTTGTGGTGTGTGCTGCCTTTGTTCGGATCAGATGA
- a CDS encoding winged helix-turn-helix domain-containing protein, giving the protein MEQQAILILEQYEQLKVISDPMRTKMLMHLIEQPHTGQQLAQKLDVSRAKILYHLRELEKYQLIQLVEEEVRGGNVLKFYQAVARGFIPADHLLNLVETKQATRQSYVEVLDRAKTRVLTAPERSFAPRSSDVEDWESLSFQQELRLSPEQFLMFTKQYRELLQDIEQDPSTAEADKKLYYVMATAFEIDAPLFQEDEEGRDAGD; this is encoded by the coding sequence ATGGAACAGCAGGCGATTTTGATTCTCGAACAGTATGAACAACTCAAAGTCATCAGTGATCCGATGCGGACAAAAATGCTGATGCATCTGATTGAACAGCCACATACCGGTCAGCAATTGGCTCAAAAACTTGACGTCTCCCGGGCAAAGATTTTGTATCATCTGCGGGAACTCGAAAAGTATCAGTTGATTCAACTCGTCGAGGAAGAAGTCCGAGGCGGAAATGTATTGAAGTTTTATCAGGCGGTCGCCCGCGGATTCATTCCGGCTGATCATCTCCTGAATCTTGTTGAGACGAAACAAGCGACACGCCAGTCTTATGTCGAGGTCCTCGACAGGGCGAAAACACGTGTCTTGACGGCGCCTGAACGTTCGTTTGCCCCGCGTTCCTCTGACGTAGAGGACTGGGAAAGCCTGTCGTTCCAACAAGAACTCCGACTTTCACCTGAGCAATTCTTGATGTTTACGAAACAATACCGGGAACTGTTGCAGGACATCGAACAGGATCCTTCGACGGCTGAAGCGGACAAAAAATTATATTACGTAATGGCAACGGCGTTTGAGATTGATGCACCGTTATTTCAAGAGGATGAGGAGGGACGAGATGCAGGCGACTGA
- a CDS encoding Lrp/AsnC family transcriptional regulator, which translates to MDEIDYAIIRALQADGRMSWTELGKTVGLSTPAVNERVKKLEDRGVIEGYRAVINPVALEKTIMAILMFEDTRCDAFIAFCKSHPDVVECHRLAGTFNFMVKLYTPSVETLEAFIDASMEYGKPSTWIRLSSPVAFKAFTVGDGILI; encoded by the coding sequence ATGGACGAAATTGATTACGCAATTATTCGGGCATTGCAGGCAGACGGGCGGATGTCCTGGACGGAACTCGGCAAAACGGTGGGTCTTTCGACGCCTGCCGTCAACGAACGCGTCAAAAAACTCGAGGACCGCGGTGTCATCGAAGGATACCGGGCCGTCATCAATCCCGTTGCGCTTGAAAAAACAATCATGGCGATTTTGATGTTCGAAGACACAAGATGCGACGCGTTTATCGCATTTTGCAAGAGTCATCCGGATGTCGTCGAGTGTCACCGGCTCGCCGGAACGTTTAACTTCATGGTCAAACTGTACACACCGTCGGTCGAGACATTGGAAGCGTTTATCGATGCCTCGATGGAATACGGAAAACCGTCGACCTGGATTCGCTTGTCGTCACCGGTCGCGTTTAAGGCGTTTACGGTCGGAGATGGGATTTTGATATGA
- a CDS encoding nitrous oxide reductase family maturation protein NosD: protein MKKRFILLLSLGLFGCSTTWNQEPAESTAAKHILYVAPTGKDTNSGSLKQPLKTLKRASQLAKAGTTVYLRKGTYPEALTVKYSGTKHAPVVFRNYQKEKVVLSGKTLKQKDGDTALVRIENRQYVTIQGLVVADIATTRTNETPIGIFVTGTGRNIQLIGNQVRRIQTNAKDGNAHGIAIYGTGRLKQITVRGNRIEDNRLGASEALVLNGNINGFSVTDNTVRRNDNIGIDLIGYEGVATNPAEDYARSGTIAGNHVSDSSSYGNPVYGKEYNAAGIYVDGGKQLTIENNTVERNDIGIEVTSEHAKQYAEDVTVRGNLIQQNRFTGISIGGYDKKRGGTKQVRITDNQVTGNDTKGLEGGQLLVQHDVRDNRIDHNTFTTGRDNLFVAHCFKTSSGNQFEQNTYRLAKGTAKRWIWQDQEYRTQTAFERAVIR, encoded by the coding sequence ATGAAAAAACGTTTTATTCTCTTGCTGTCGCTCGGACTGTTTGGCTGTTCGACGACTTGGAATCAAGAACCGGCGGAGTCGACAGCAGCTAAACACATTCTGTATGTCGCTCCGACCGGCAAGGATACGAATTCCGGTTCGCTTAAGCAACCGCTGAAAACGCTGAAACGAGCCAGTCAGCTCGCGAAAGCCGGGACAACGGTCTATCTGCGTAAAGGAACATATCCGGAAGCGTTAACCGTCAAGTACAGCGGGACGAAACACGCACCGGTCGTCTTCCGGAACTATCAAAAGGAGAAAGTGGTGTTAAGTGGTAAGACGCTGAAGCAGAAAGACGGGGACACGGCACTCGTCCGGATCGAAAATCGACAGTACGTGACGATTCAAGGACTGGTGGTCGCCGACATCGCGACGACACGAACCAATGAGACACCGATCGGAATTTTTGTTACCGGCACCGGGCGGAACATTCAACTGATTGGCAACCAGGTCCGGCGAATTCAAACCAATGCGAAAGACGGCAACGCCCACGGGATTGCAATCTATGGAACCGGTCGTTTGAAGCAGATCACTGTCCGGGGTAACCGGATCGAAGATAACCGGCTCGGGGCCAGCGAAGCCTTGGTGCTGAATGGTAACATCAACGGTTTTTCCGTCACGGACAACACTGTTCGACGGAACGATAACATCGGCATCGACTTAATTGGCTATGAAGGGGTCGCAACGAATCCGGCCGAGGATTATGCACGGAGCGGGACGATTGCCGGGAATCACGTTTCCGACAGTTCAAGTTACGGAAATCCGGTCTATGGCAAGGAGTACAATGCAGCCGGCATTTACGTCGACGGCGGCAAACAGCTGACGATTGAAAACAATACCGTCGAGCGGAATGATATCGGGATTGAAGTAACAAGTGAACATGCAAAGCAGTATGCGGAAGACGTCACGGTCCGCGGCAATCTGATCCAACAAAACCGGTTTACCGGTATTTCGATTGGCGGCTATGACAAGAAGCGCGGCGGAACGAAGCAGGTCCGGATTACGGACAATCAAGTCACTGGCAATGATACGAAAGGTCTCGAAGGCGGACAACTGCTGGTCCAACACGATGTCCGCGATAACCGGATCGACCACAATACGTTTACGACGGGACGAGACAATCTGTTTGTCGCCCACTGCTTTAAGACGAGCTCCGGGAATCAATTCGAACAGAATACCTATCGTTTGGCGAAAGGAACAGCAAAGCGTTGGATTTGGCAGGATCAAGAATACCGTACTCAAACCGCTTTTGAGCGGGCAGTCATACGATGA
- a CDS encoding phosphotransferase — MNVSIKQRIEQKVGLIHSIHPVAKQGGTAIVYHVKTLGGTYILKQASLPRYREWLVQEATVMQTFKSQHIIIPTYIDYMEDEQQDYLLMSYIAGETLTTALAGACELQRLALIRSFGRFLRQFHTSETISTHSSQDWLDKWFARVASHIIHQAAGTCSGDVDTRGLYDG, encoded by the coding sequence ATGAACGTTTCTATCAAACAACGAATCGAACAAAAAGTCGGTTTGATTCACTCGATCCATCCCGTAGCCAAGCAGGGGGGAACAGCCATCGTCTACCACGTGAAAACGTTAGGCGGCACCTATATCCTCAAACAGGCAAGTTTACCCCGATACCGCGAGTGGTTGGTGCAGGAAGCGACAGTGATGCAGACGTTCAAGTCACAACATATCATTATCCCGACTTATATTGATTATATGGAAGACGAGCAACAGGATTATTTACTGATGTCCTACATAGCAGGTGAGACGTTGACAACGGCACTGGCGGGTGCTTGCGAGTTGCAACGATTGGCATTGATCCGTTCATTCGGACGGTTCCTCAGACAGTTTCATACGAGCGAGACTATTTCTACCCATTCTTCACAAGACTGGCTGGACAAATGGTTCGCGCGAGTTGCTTCACACATTATCCATCAAGCAGCCGGAACCTGTTCCGGCGACGTGGATACACGGGGATTGTACGACGGATAA
- a CDS encoding DUF4188 domain-containing protein, whose translation MKRVIATPNEDIVVFIIGLRINRLRSVRKWWPTVQAMTPMIEECYEQQVGLLSHEMLVGWRSVTLIQYWRSSDALIAYSHGNRHLNAWKKFNQSSRASNAVGIFHETFEISNYETMYVNLLTRGLAKAVGERPVQKHQEQAKDRLAERKPVSTRE comes from the coding sequence ATGAAACGCGTGATCGCGACACCAAATGAAGACATCGTCGTATTCATCATCGGCTTACGGATCAACCGTCTGCGATCGGTCCGGAAATGGTGGCCGACCGTCCAGGCGATGACACCGATGATTGAGGAATGTTATGAGCAGCAGGTTGGTTTATTGTCGCATGAGATGCTCGTCGGTTGGCGGTCGGTTACGTTGATTCAGTATTGGCGTTCCTCCGACGCTCTGATTGCCTATTCGCACGGTAACCGTCACCTGAACGCGTGGAAAAAGTTTAATCAGTCGTCGCGGGCGAGTAACGCCGTCGGGATTTTCCATGAGACGTTTGAAATCAGCAACTATGAGACGATGTATGTCAATCTGCTGACGCGGGGACTGGCGAAAGCGGTCGGAGAGCGTCCGGTTCAGAAGCATCAGGAACAGGCGAAAGACCGCCTCGCGGAACGCAAGCCGGTGTCGACACGTGAATAA
- a CDS encoding GNAT family N-acetyltransferase: MNIRQLSAHENPPIELLLLADPSQKIVEEYLQRSRCFVAETRDQLVGVHVLLPTRPQTIEIVNIAVDEKSQGSGIGKYLLQHAIETAQAMGYGTIEIGTGNSSIGQLALYQKCGFRIVGVDLNFFLRHYEGDIIENGIRCTDMIRLSQDI, from the coding sequence ATAAACATCCGTCAACTGTCAGCTCATGAGAATCCGCCGATAGAGCTTTTGCTATTAGCGGACCCGTCTCAGAAAATAGTCGAAGAGTATTTGCAAAGAAGCCGTTGTTTCGTTGCTGAAACAAGAGATCAGCTGGTCGGGGTGCATGTGCTTCTACCCACGAGACCGCAAACGATCGAAATCGTAAATATTGCAGTAGACGAGAAGTCTCAAGGAAGCGGCATCGGAAAATATCTCTTACAACATGCCATCGAAACCGCGCAAGCGATGGGATACGGAACCATCGAAATCGGGACAGGAAATTCAAGCATTGGCCAGTTGGCACTTTATCAAAAATGTGGATTTCGGATTGTTGGAGTCGACCTGAACTTCTTCTTGCGGCACTACGAAGGGGACATTATTGAAAACGGTATCCGGTGCACCGATATGATTCGGTTATCTCAGGACATATAA
- a CDS encoding SRPBCC domain-containing protein translates to MNQAQEIQIQTVIQRPVAEVWTYWREPEHIKAWNAASDDWHTTEATNDVQAGGRFSSHMAAKDGSMGFDFSGVYQEVILYEKLAYTLDDGRHVTVRFTANGEETEVVETFEAESVNPPEMQQAGWQAILDRFKAYAEQH, encoded by the coding sequence ATGAACCAAGCTCAAGAAATTCAGATCCAGACCGTAATCCAACGTCCTGTCGCCGAAGTCTGGACGTATTGGAGGGAACCGGAACACATCAAAGCATGGAATGCCGCTTCGGACGATTGGCATACGACAGAAGCGACGAACGATGTCCAGGCAGGCGGGCGTTTTTCCAGTCATATGGCGGCAAAAGACGGCAGTATGGGGTTTGACTTCTCCGGTGTCTACCAGGAAGTCATCTTATATGAAAAACTTGCCTATACGCTCGACGACGGACGGCATGTAACGGTACGGTTTACAGCGAACGGGGAGGAAACGGAAGTCGTTGAAACGTTTGAAGCGGAGTCGGTGAATCCTCCAGAAATGCAGCAGGCCGGTTGGCAGGCCATCCTCGACCGCTTCAAAGCATACGCGGAACAACACTGA
- a CDS encoding PadR family transcriptional regulator, translating into MPKENMTRYAILGLLASGCTSGYEMKHTIDTSLNHFWKISFGQVYPMLKTLVQEGLIVEETGEGDDRKTFVLTPDGEAELERWVQEPTTELPVQRNELLLKLYFARHESKETTIQKIDQHAVLLRERLETYQMIEQSILAYNEADDAMYWLLTLDYGKRKTQALLEWCEASVQTLEGGTSS; encoded by the coding sequence ATGCCAAAAGAAAACATGACCCGGTATGCGATTTTAGGGCTACTGGCGAGCGGATGTACGTCAGGCTACGAAATGAAACATACGATTGATACGAGTCTCAACCACTTTTGGAAGATCAGCTTCGGGCAGGTCTATCCGATGTTGAAGACGTTGGTGCAGGAAGGGTTAATCGTCGAAGAAACCGGAGAGGGGGATGACCGGAAGACGTTTGTTCTGACACCGGACGGCGAGGCGGAACTCGAACGCTGGGTCCAGGAGCCGACGACCGAACTACCGGTCCAGCGGAATGAACTGTTACTGAAACTCTATTTTGCCCGTCATGAGTCAAAAGAAACTACGATTCAAAAAATCGATCAGCATGCCGTTCTGCTCCGGGAGCGATTGGAGACATACCAGATGATTGAACAATCGATTTTGGCCTACAACGAAGCGGATGACGCCATGTATTGGTTGCTGACGCTTGATTACGGCAAACGGAAAACACAAGCTTTGCTCGAATGGTGTGAAGCGTCCGTTCAGACACTCGAAGGAGGAACATCATCATGA
- a CDS encoding methyl-accepting chemotaxis protein, translating to MTTPLSNNQTLASTDVLEALNTNVAMIRFDTQRRVVDVNDLFAKTMKYKRDEMIGMHHHLFCRADFVNSEAYQKLWNKLLAGFSSADKIERIDARGDSIWLEATYMPIYEANQVVGVVKIASDVTDRQETIQEYATSFAGIATDLDDRSMQGKQESRQLKQTIEKMADDAKENLRTLANLQEQSSEITKITGTIKEIAAQTNLLSLNASIEAARAGEHGSGFNVVATEVRNLSKLVELAVVNVRNTTEQMNKELERIQQGITRANADASSSVSVMEETLQRFETVSESAHELNETAKKFTTVI from the coding sequence GTGACGACACCGCTATCTAACAATCAAACACTTGCCTCTACAGATGTCCTTGAAGCCTTAAACACGAATGTTGCGATGATCCGTTTTGATACGCAACGCCGGGTCGTTGATGTCAACGACTTGTTTGCCAAGACCATGAAGTACAAACGCGACGAGATGATCGGTATGCACCACCATCTGTTTTGCCGAGCGGACTTTGTGAACAGTGAGGCATATCAAAAATTATGGAACAAACTACTGGCCGGTTTCAGCTCGGCTGATAAAATCGAACGGATTGACGCCCGCGGCGACTCGATATGGCTTGAAGCAACTTATATGCCGATTTATGAAGCAAACCAAGTCGTCGGCGTCGTCAAGATAGCTTCTGATGTCACGGACCGGCAAGAAACCATCCAAGAGTATGCGACGTCCTTTGCCGGCATCGCAACGGATCTTGATGACCGTTCCATGCAAGGTAAACAGGAGAGCCGTCAACTGAAACAAACGATCGAGAAGATGGCGGACGATGCCAAAGAAAATTTACGGACACTCGCGAATCTGCAGGAACAGTCTTCCGAGATCACAAAGATTACCGGGACGATCAAAGAGATTGCGGCGCAGACGAACTTACTGTCGTTGAACGCCTCGATTGAAGCAGCACGCGCCGGTGAGCATGGAAGCGGCTTTAACGTCGTTGCGACGGAAGTCCGTAATCTCTCGAAGCTTGTTGAACTGGCTGTCGTCAACGTCCGAAATACGACGGAACAGATGAACAAGGAGCTGGAGCGGATTCAACAGGGCATCACGCGGGCAAACGCTGATGCCTCGTCGAGTGTTTCCGTCATGGAAGAGACGTTGCAACGGTTTGAGACCGTCAGTGAGTCGGCCCATGAACTGAATGAAACGGCAAAGAAATTCACGACAGTCATTTAA
- a CDS encoding DUF1272 domain-containing protein yields MQATNCTRCAETFEDGQETYHCSHNCIFCKECTETMNSICQNCGETLVRVER; encoded by the coding sequence ATGCAGGCAACAAATTGCACCCGCTGTGCGGAGACATTTGAAGACGGTCAGGAAACGTACCACTGTTCGCACAACTGTATCTTTTGTAAAGAGTGTACCGAGACGATGAATTCGATTTGTCAAAATTGCGGGGAAACATTGGTCCGGGTTGAGCGATAA
- a CDS encoding VOC family protein yields the protein MILGLYEAHLPIRDLQQSIAFYTGLGLKVDHIVDQKIAFLWIVEEQSWLGLWQADQVELPYHPSIRHIAFHVSLDGLRDSVRWLTERGYTPRKAFGFEGTEPFVMPIAQHAHAKIHFNDPDGNSLEFITKLDNPLGAQEYMYLSEWETLLNDRGFTLK from the coding sequence ATGATTCTTGGTCTGTACGAAGCACATCTGCCCATCCGCGACTTACAGCAGTCCATCGCGTTTTATACGGGACTTGGTTTGAAGGTCGATCACATCGTGGATCAGAAAATCGCCTTTCTCTGGATTGTTGAAGAGCAAAGTTGGCTTGGTCTCTGGCAAGCGGACCAAGTCGAACTGCCGTATCATCCGTCGATCCGGCATATCGCCTTTCACGTCTCGCTCGACGGCTTACGAGATTCGGTCCGTTGGCTGACGGAACGTGGTTATACGCCACGCAAGGCATTTGGTTTTGAAGGGACGGAACCGTTCGTCATGCCGATTGCCCAGCATGCTCATGCGAAGATCCATTTTAACGATCCGGACGGCAATAGTCTCGAGTTCATCACGAAGCTCGACAATCCGCTCGGGGCGCAGGAGTATATGTACTTAAGTGAATGGGAGACTCTTTTAAATGACCGTGGTTTCACTCTGAAATAA
- a CDS encoding PspC domain-containing protein: MAQSLRRSATDRSIQGVCGGLAEHFGISSLAVRLIFLVIPLPINLIIYMILANAMADAPRTL; the protein is encoded by the coding sequence TTGGCACAATCACTACGCAGATCAGCAACAGACCGCTCGATCCAGGGGGTATGCGGCGGACTCGCGGAACACTTCGGTATTTCGTCATTGGCCGTCCGTCTGATTTTCCTTGTCATTCCGCTTCCGATTAATTTAATCATTTACATGATTCTCGCTAACGCGATGGCGGATGCACCAAGAACGTTGTAA